The Nitrospinaceae bacterium genome window below encodes:
- a CDS encoding tungsten cofactor oxidoreductase radical SAM maturase, with product METLEKPKTVSPDRKKVPATHRVKRWIKRIPFFQEMDYFRRKIYDSSLFDFATRDLAATLELWPPALLLDVTNRCNAKCVWCPNPDLTDLGAMKMDLYKKIIDDYAVRGGVVHFGTFGEPLMDKTIKEKIEYLQQFPTIKRVEVLTNAFFMNEKIIPTLLENSVAVDISLDELDQETFEDVKKMSYDVVRNNIIDLLEANDRSDHPVPVNFRIKTLKTMEETLDHEFFRIIQSHNCTIALTPIDDNIISNWAGRFDKDGFLDSYGIASNAGTRFNHKRFNLTNKAPCTQLWKWMVVYWDGSVVLCCADMFSGTAVGNLREDSIAEVWRGPMLTELRKKMIARERFEIPICQNCDIHLSWQHLKNDYDRSGEPHPGKFL from the coding sequence ATGGAAACTCTCGAAAAGCCTAAAACCGTTTCACCGGATAGAAAAAAGGTTCCGGCAACCCACCGGGTCAAGCGTTGGATCAAAAGAATCCCGTTTTTTCAGGAAATGGATTATTTCAGGCGCAAGATTTACGATTCTTCCCTGTTCGATTTTGCCACCAGGGATTTAGCCGCGACGCTGGAACTCTGGCCGCCTGCGCTTTTGCTGGATGTGACCAATCGTTGCAACGCCAAATGCGTCTGGTGCCCGAACCCGGATCTGACGGACCTTGGGGCCATGAAAATGGACTTGTATAAAAAGATCATTGACGACTATGCCGTCCGCGGCGGGGTGGTGCATTTCGGCACGTTCGGCGAACCGTTGATGGACAAGACGATCAAAGAAAAAATCGAATATTTACAGCAATTTCCCACGATTAAACGGGTGGAAGTTTTGACCAACGCTTTTTTCATGAATGAAAAAATCATTCCCACTCTTTTAGAAAACTCGGTGGCGGTGGATATCAGTCTCGATGAGTTGGACCAAGAAACGTTTGAAGATGTGAAAAAAATGAGCTACGACGTGGTGCGGAACAATATCATCGACCTGCTGGAAGCTAACGACCGCTCGGATCATCCGGTTCCGGTCAATTTCCGTATTAAAACGTTAAAGACGATGGAGGAAACTCTCGATCACGAGTTTTTCAGAATCATTCAGAGTCACAACTGCACCATCGCCTTGACGCCGATCGACGACAACATCATCTCCAACTGGGCCGGCCGTTTCGATAAGGACGGATTTTTAGACAGCTACGGCATCGCGTCGAATGCCGGCACCCGCTTCAACCACAAACGCTTCAACCTGACGAACAAAGCCCCGTGCACGCAATTATGGAAGTGGATGGTCGTCTATTGGGACGGCAGTGTGGTCTTATGTTGTGCGGATATGTTTTCGGGCACGGCGGTCGGCAATTTGCGCGAAGACAGCATCGCCGAAGTCTGGCGCGGACCTATGTTGACCGAACTCAGGAAAAAAATGATCGCCAGAGAACGGTTCGAAATTCCCATTTGTCAGAACTGCGACATTCATTTGAGCTGGCAGCATTTGAAAAACGATTATGACCGAAGCGGCGAACCCCACCCTGGAAAATTTCTATAA
- a CDS encoding diguanylate cyclase response regulator, with protein sequence MNNKAQNIKLLIVDDDPEDRYAYKRMLKQINGANWTVLEAETGDEGLDLFKLEKPDCVLLDYILPDIDGLEFLLQMKKISATPSLPVVMLTGQGDETVAVLAMKEGASNYLVKGALTPASLKTNLFHCIKISGSANSVGALSKADWNKKKKVELISEIQNLKEKLETSSGIDPLTGLPNRTNMLGKLHYEKCRFERNKKPFSMIMADIDNFSVIHQSYDARKVNEVMAQTGKFLDFNSRKQDVVSYWGKERFLLLLPETGLEGATVLIEKLCAKIESGGFPHPDQTIPVTMSFRAGAYSDETMEIEDCILEADGCLM encoded by the coding sequence GTGAATAATAAAGCTCAAAATATTAAACTACTGATCGTCGACGATGATCCTGAAGACCGATACGCGTATAAGCGGATGCTCAAGCAGATCAATGGCGCCAATTGGACCGTCCTGGAGGCGGAAACCGGAGACGAGGGGCTCGATCTTTTCAAGCTGGAAAAACCCGACTGTGTTCTTCTGGATTACATTTTACCGGATATCGACGGACTGGAATTCTTGCTCCAGATGAAAAAAATTTCAGCCACACCTTCTCTTCCCGTCGTTATGCTGACCGGCCAGGGGGATGAAACCGTCGCTGTTTTAGCGATGAAAGAAGGCGCGAGCAACTACCTCGTCAAAGGCGCACTGACTCCGGCTTCCCTCAAGACCAACCTTTTTCATTGCATTAAAATAAGCGGCTCAGCGAATTCAGTGGGGGCTTTATCCAAAGCCGACTGGAATAAAAAGAAAAAAGTGGAGCTGATTTCTGAAATTCAAAATCTTAAAGAAAAACTGGAAACTTCATCTGGAATCGACCCTCTCACCGGATTGCCCAACCGCACCAACATGTTGGGCAAACTGCATTATGAAAAATGCCGGTTCGAACGCAATAAAAAACCTTTTTCCATGATCATGGCGGACATCGATAATTTTTCCGTCATCCACCAATCCTACGATGCCAGAAAAGTCAATGAAGTCATGGCTCAGACAGGCAAATTCCTCGACTTCAATTCCAGAAAGCAGGACGTCGTCAGCTATTGGGGAAAGGAGCGGTTTCTCCTCCTTCTGCCGGAAACCGGATTGGAAGGGGCCACCGTTCTTATTGAAAAGCTTTGTGCAAAAATTGAATCGGGAGGATTTCCCCACCCGGATCAAACCATCCCCGTAACCATGAGTTTTCGAGCCGGTGCTTACAGCGACGAAACCATGGAAATTGAGGACTGCATCCTGGAAGCTGACGGATGCCTGATGTAA
- a CDS encoding methyltransferase, with protein sequence MDFPDKADEEKHYKTQWETTDPDFWKSQVDVLLQLINNYRTPKHILDFGSGSGEMTREFLKRGYAITPLEPMIHGYLEDQNYPARFDVVIAVEVLEHLLDPWHEIREIEKVLAPRGIVIFSTLLTNEFIHRPDAADHFKSWWYKDDPTHVSFFCNHVLSKMADIGNYDIDIIGDKVFVLQRIP encoded by the coding sequence GTGGATTTTCCCGACAAAGCCGATGAAGAAAAGCATTACAAAACTCAGTGGGAAACGACTGACCCGGATTTCTGGAAAAGCCAGGTGGATGTGTTATTGCAACTGATAAACAATTACCGGACGCCCAAACACATTTTGGATTTTGGCTCCGGCTCCGGAGAAATGACCCGCGAATTTCTAAAGAGAGGTTATGCTATCACTCCTTTGGAACCCATGATCCACGGATATCTTGAAGATCAAAATTATCCGGCTCGGTTTGACGTGGTGATCGCCGTAGAAGTTCTCGAACACCTGTTGGACCCCTGGCATGAAATCCGCGAAATTGAAAAAGTTCTGGCCCCCCGGGGCATTGTCATTTTTTCTACTCTGCTCACCAACGAATTCATCCACCGCCCCGACGCGGCGGATCATTTCAAAAGCTGGTGGTACAAAGACGATCCCACCCATGTCAGTTTTTTTTGCAATCACGTTCTCTCCAAAATGGCCGATATAGGGAACTATGACATCGATATCATTGGCGACAAAGTGTTCGTATTACAAAGGATCCCATGA
- the mip gene encoding alkyl hydroperoxide reductase AhpD → MQRIKAVGLEQSSGKTKELIEKVENQLGMIPVMLTTLANSPVALEAYIHFWDALDRGILPADLRQKIALCVAEFNGADYCVSARCAMGKCTGLTDEEIQDSRLGQSPDRKTEAVLRFVRKVLDSKGNVSSDEIKRLKNLGFTDEAITEIIANGVFVLFSNYFNNVAGTVIDFPKAKKLEDH, encoded by the coding sequence ATGCAGCGCATTAAAGCCGTCGGGCTCGAACAAAGCTCTGGAAAAACCAAAGAGCTGATTGAGAAGGTGGAGAACCAACTGGGAATGATTCCGGTGATGTTGACCACGTTAGCCAATTCGCCGGTGGCGCTTGAGGCTTATATCCATTTCTGGGACGCACTGGACCGGGGAATTCTTCCGGCTGATTTGCGGCAGAAAATCGCGTTGTGTGTCGCGGAGTTCAACGGCGCCGATTATTGCGTGTCCGCCCGTTGTGCCATGGGTAAATGCACAGGGCTGACCGACGAAGAAATTCAGGACAGCCGCCTGGGGCAATCCCCGGATAGAAAAACCGAAGCGGTGCTTCGTTTCGTCAGGAAAGTTCTCGACAGCAAGGGAAATGTCTCTTCCGATGAAATCAAGCGGCTGAAAAATCTGGGGTTCACGGATGAGGCGATCACTGAAATCATTGCGAACGGGGTCTTTGTCCTATTCAGCAATTATTTCAACAACGTTGCCGGGACAGTGATCGATTTTCCAAAGGCGAAAAAACTTGAGGATCACTAG
- a CDS encoding lactoylglutathione lyase, with product MQMTFSIKNLDHVVLYASDLERAVKFYCEVLGCQEERRVESINMVQMRAGQSLIDLMQKESKSKDGGRNMDHFALRIDPFEENALRNHLESHGVKVSEVASRYGAEGQGPSIYIQDPDGNTVELKGPPF from the coding sequence TTGCAAATGACGTTTTCCATTAAAAATTTGGACCATGTGGTTTTGTACGCTTCCGATCTCGAGCGGGCGGTGAAGTTCTATTGCGAGGTGCTGGGGTGTCAAGAGGAGAGGCGCGTGGAATCGATCAACATGGTGCAGATGCGGGCGGGCCAATCGCTGATCGACTTGATGCAGAAAGAATCCAAATCGAAAGACGGCGGACGAAACATGGACCACTTCGCCCTTCGCATCGACCCGTTTGAAGAAAATGCGTTACGGAACCATCTTGAAAGCCACGGAGTGAAGGTCAGCGAAGTCGCTTCCCGTTATGGCGCCGAGGGGCAGGGACCCTCCATCTACATTCAAGACCCCGACGGCAACACGGTGGAGTTGAAGGGCCCGCCTTTTTAG
- the adh1 gene encoding alcohol dehydrogenase, which produces MTTQTLETSKTQTPEKKVLAKAAVIREFGGPDVFRIEDVEVPERRPGHVLVKVLAAGINRLDHYIREGGIVPTLPFPHILGIDAVGEVEALGDDVTKFSPGERVIVVPGYAQKKEETEVRPTIGASSFALPGLHIAGTYTSYMEVPEHGLIKDDTGFSPEEAATLPVVLSTSVHAVHGIGQVTEGDRVLVRSGASGSGSMLIQVAKALGASVIATVRGDAKAEFVRQSGADLVIDSTREDWVEQVKEWTGGKGVDVVIDNLGGDEMAKSIDAVKAGGVVVAYGFSAGPEVRFDIRNLFFTQKQIRGTMASDIEDLTFGLELVRQGKIRPLLDRVFPLLEAAKAHRLLADNKVRGNLVLLPWSLAN; this is translated from the coding sequence ATGACAACGCAAACACTCGAAACTTCAAAAACACAAACGCCGGAGAAAAAGGTTCTGGCGAAAGCCGCGGTGATTCGCGAATTTGGCGGACCCGATGTTTTTCGAATTGAGGATGTGGAAGTGCCGGAACGGCGACCCGGGCATGTTCTCGTCAAGGTTCTTGCCGCCGGCATCAACCGTTTGGATCATTACATCCGTGAAGGCGGGATCGTTCCGACGTTGCCGTTCCCGCACATATTGGGCATCGATGCCGTGGGCGAGGTGGAGGCGCTCGGTGACGACGTCACAAAATTTTCTCCAGGAGAGCGGGTGATCGTCGTTCCGGGGTACGCGCAAAAAAAAGAAGAAACCGAGGTCCGTCCCACGATAGGGGCTTCAAGCTTCGCCCTGCCCGGTCTTCACATTGCCGGGACCTACACCTCTTACATGGAAGTTCCCGAACACGGGCTCATAAAGGACGACACCGGGTTCAGTCCGGAAGAGGCGGCCACTTTGCCGGTGGTGCTGTCAACCAGCGTTCACGCCGTTCATGGCATTGGCCAGGTAACAGAAGGCGACCGGGTGCTGGTCCGTTCGGGCGCCTCCGGTTCGGGAAGCATGCTGATTCAGGTCGCAAAAGCTCTGGGTGCAAGCGTCATCGCTACGGTGCGCGGCGATGCGAAAGCAGAATTTGTCCGTCAATCAGGTGCTGATCTTGTGATCGATTCCACTCGCGAAGATTGGGTGGAACAAGTTAAGGAATGGACCGGCGGCAAGGGCGTGGACGTGGTTATCGATAATCTAGGCGGCGACGAGATGGCCAAGAGCATTGACGCCGTCAAAGCCGGGGGTGTGGTCGTCGCTTACGGTTTTTCCGCCGGGCCGGAGGTTCGCTTTGATATCCGCAATCTGTTTTTCACACAGAAGCAGATCAGGGGAACCATGGCCAGCGATATCGAAGATTTAACGTTTGGTTTGGAGCTTGTCCGGCAGGGAAAGATTCGACCGTTACTCGACCGTGTATTTCCTTTGCTGGAAGCGGCTAAGGCTCATCGTCTGCTGGCGGACAATAAGGTGCGCGGCAATCTGGTGCTGCTTCCCTGGAGCCTTGCAAATTAA
- the ribF gene encoding riboflavin biosynthesis protein yields the protein MKIVRGTKNIVKPIPYPVVAIGNFDGVHMGHQIIFRQTAELAREREGTSIVFTFEPHPLKIIAPERVPPLLTTFRQKMELIEGCGIDQVICADFNRQFADQRPRDFAKDILVDLIGVQEIVVGFDYAFGRGREGTISYLKKMGEEFDFKIHVVEPIKLNGHLVSSSHVRELIEEGNVKAAREFLGRNYSIRGPVVHGHHTGQVIGFPTANLDTAKVQIPGTGVYAVQIMYEGRTHQGAVNIGFNPTFNRDRLSVEVHIFDFHQNIYGKEVEVMFVDRIRSEMAFRSAEELVVQIKKDIQTAKAILENEL from the coding sequence ATGAAGATAGTTCGGGGAACGAAAAATATCGTCAAACCTATTCCTTACCCGGTAGTGGCGATTGGCAATTTTGACGGCGTTCATATGGGACACCAGATCATTTTTCGCCAGACTGCTGAACTTGCCCGGGAACGGGAGGGGACCTCCATTGTCTTTACCTTTGAACCGCATCCCTTGAAAATCATTGCTCCTGAGCGGGTGCCGCCTTTGCTGACGACCTTCAGGCAAAAGATGGAATTGATTGAAGGGTGCGGAATCGACCAGGTCATTTGCGCTGATTTTAACCGCCAGTTTGCCGACCAGCGGCCCAGGGATTTTGCCAAGGACATCCTCGTGGACCTCATTGGGGTTCAGGAAATTGTCGTTGGGTTCGACTATGCGTTTGGCCGGGGAAGGGAGGGAACGATTTCTTACCTCAAAAAAATGGGAGAAGAGTTCGACTTCAAAATTCATGTGGTCGAACCCATTAAGTTGAACGGCCATCTGGTGAGCAGTTCTCACGTGCGTGAGTTGATCGAAGAGGGCAACGTAAAAGCGGCCCGGGAATTTCTGGGCAGAAACTATTCCATCCGCGGCCCGGTGGTGCACGGACACCATACCGGTCAGGTCATTGGGTTCCCAACCGCCAATCTGGACACGGCTAAAGTGCAGATTCCCGGAACGGGAGTGTACGCGGTTCAAATAATGTATGAGGGCCGCACCCATCAGGGCGCCGTGAACATCGGCTTCAACCCGACGTTCAACCGCGACCGTCTGAGTGTTGAGGTGCACATTTTTGACTTCCATCAGAATATCTATGGTAAAGAGGTCGAGGTGATGTTTGTCGACCGCATTCGCAGTGAAATGGCTTTTCGGTCCGCTGAAGAACTGGTCGTACAAATCAAAAAAGACATTCAGACAGCCAAAGCCATTTTGGAGAACGAGCTGTGA
- the htpX gene encoding protease HtpX, with the protein MNTLKTTILLGGLTLMLVFGGMALGGQEGMVIAFLFAVAMNFGAYFFSDKMVLSMYKAQEVQEIDAPQLFRTVRELSRRAEIPMPKVYIIPSDQPNAFATGRNPENAAVAVTEGITRILDHDELAGVLAHEIAHVKNRDILIGTIAATIAGAISMLANIAQWGMLFGGGRRDGNGGNPIVMILMMILAPIAALLVQMAISRTREYKADHTGAVLMGSPDPLANALMKLERGAQQIPMNAEPATAHMFIVNPLTGKNMMALFSTHPPTEKRVAALMSLKSLERSPLP; encoded by the coding sequence ATGAACACACTTAAGACCACAATCCTGCTGGGAGGGCTCACCCTCATGCTCGTATTTGGAGGAATGGCACTGGGCGGACAGGAAGGTATGGTCATCGCTTTTCTTTTTGCGGTGGCCATGAACTTTGGTGCGTATTTTTTCAGCGATAAAATGGTGCTTTCCATGTACAAGGCCCAAGAGGTCCAGGAAATCGACGCCCCCCAACTCTTTCGCACGGTCCGAGAGCTTTCCCGCCGTGCGGAAATTCCGATGCCGAAGGTTTACATCATCCCCTCCGATCAACCCAATGCCTTCGCCACCGGACGCAATCCTGAAAATGCGGCTGTCGCCGTCACCGAAGGGATCACCCGAATTCTGGATCACGATGAACTGGCCGGGGTGCTGGCGCATGAGATCGCCCATGTGAAAAACCGCGACATTTTAATAGGAACGATCGCCGCCACCATAGCCGGTGCGATCAGCATGCTGGCCAACATCGCGCAATGGGGCATGCTGTTTGGCGGCGGCCGCCGCGATGGGAACGGAGGCAATCCCATCGTTATGATCCTGATGATGATTCTGGCTCCGATCGCGGCTCTTTTGGTGCAAATGGCCATTTCCCGCACCCGGGAATACAAAGCCGACCATACAGGTGCGGTATTGATGGGATCGCCAGACCCCCTGGCTAATGCGCTCATGAAACTGGAACGGGGGGCCCAACAGATTCCCATGAACGCTGAACCCGCCACGGCGCATATGTTTATCGTTAATCCCTTGACTGGAAAGAACATGATGGCCCTGTTCAGCACTCATCCTCCTACGGAAAAGCGGGTGGCGGCCTTAATGTCCCTTAAATCTCTGGAGCGTTCGCCGTTGCCCTAG
- a CDS encoding membrane protein — protein MKTFRHLIIGLAITAAALYYTLRNVSFQELADSFKTVDYVYLVPAVGILLLSFLFRALRWRLLMAPMKQVPVAGLFSPLMVGYMANILPARAGEFIRAYLLGKKHGIPFSGAFASIVVERLFDIVAILMLFAWVFVFNSEIFDSKAAISGVSLQTLAVRFGELSAVLVAALIGFIYMMIVHKKKLMTFIHWFTRHLPQKWHDKVEYLVEEFSLGCMVAKDVSALSRITLYTVLIWSSIVVSYYPFYFAYDLANKSLESVVVVTVLVCVLIVVLPTPAFLGSFNAAILIGLHDIMQEPEVTAVSFGMVVWAVNFGVIIAAGLYFVLHDQLSVKTLIKAEENEQMIKESGSSP, from the coding sequence GTGAAAACCTTCAGACATCTGATTATCGGGTTGGCTATTACAGCCGCGGCGCTTTATTACACGCTTCGCAATGTTTCCTTTCAGGAACTGGCTGATTCTTTTAAAACTGTGGACTATGTTTACCTCGTTCCAGCAGTTGGCATCCTGCTGTTGAGTTTTCTATTTCGCGCCCTTCGCTGGCGCCTGTTGATGGCGCCGATGAAACAGGTCCCCGTCGCCGGGCTGTTTTCGCCTTTGATGGTCGGATACATGGCTAACATCCTTCCTGCCCGGGCGGGCGAATTCATTCGCGCTTACCTTCTCGGCAAAAAACACGGCATTCCTTTTTCGGGCGCGTTTGCTTCCATTGTGGTGGAGCGGTTGTTTGACATCGTCGCCATCCTGATGCTCTTTGCCTGGGTTTTTGTTTTCAACTCCGAAATTTTCGATTCCAAAGCGGCTATTTCCGGAGTTTCCCTGCAGACCCTGGCGGTCCGCTTTGGTGAGTTGAGTGCGGTGCTTGTGGCGGCGCTCATCGGATTTATTTACATGATGATCGTGCACAAGAAAAAATTGATGACGTTCATCCACTGGTTCACCCGCCATCTTCCCCAAAAGTGGCACGACAAGGTCGAATACCTGGTCGAAGAGTTCAGCCTCGGTTGTATGGTTGCCAAGGATGTTTCTGCCTTATCCAGGATCACGCTTTATACGGTTCTGATTTGGAGCTCGATCGTGGTGAGTTATTATCCGTTTTATTTCGCCTATGATCTGGCCAACAAATCCCTGGAATCGGTCGTGGTGGTCACGGTGTTGGTTTGTGTCTTGATCGTGGTTCTGCCCACACCGGCTTTTTTAGGGTCGTTCAATGCGGCGATTTTGATCGGGCTTCACGACATCATGCAAGAGCCGGAGGTGACTGCGGTGAGTTTCGGCATGGTGGTCTGGGCGGTGAATTTCGGGGTCATCATTGCGGCGGGGCTTTATTTTGTCCTGCACGACCAGTTGTCGGTCAAAACTCTGATCAAAGCGGAAGAAAATGAGCAAATGATTAAGGAATCCGGATCGTCTCCTTAA
- a CDS encoding glutamate synthase, protein MNKVSVADWTTLKPLEPVYALVANVDLVVIRHDDQASVLFGRCPHRGALMADGTVNGHNLICGVHGWDFRYDTGVSEYNNDESLHKFQAWVENDQVLVDEDEISSWQDENPQPYDRDSYQGLYQDIHGTDAEPHVHLIQNLAKNGLSKFGPHGPVSAMGVPHDELPEWKDLQVVTGQLARLPQLDEVDVKTGVVIGPRAKKPLHLKIPLFVSDMSFGALSLEAKVALAKGAELAGTGICSGEGGMLPEEQEANSRYFYELASARFGYSMDKVKKCQAFHFKGGQGAKTGTGGHLPGCKVDEKIAAVRNLKPGEAAISPSRFPDWESEENFREFAEEVRKATGGIPIGFKLSAQHIEQDIDAALRIGVDYIILDGRGGGTGAAPLIFRDNISVPTIPALARARRHLDRIGQKDISLIITGGLRTADDFFKALALGADAVAVSNSALQAIGCLGMRACHTNNCPVGIATQKKDLRARLIIDESADRLSRFFDASVELMKILCRACGHTRLDQLSLDDLTTWKKDMADLSGVPYAGVGTE, encoded by the coding sequence ATGAATAAAGTCAGCGTCGCCGATTGGACCACACTCAAACCCCTGGAACCCGTTTATGCCCTGGTCGCCAACGTCGATCTCGTGGTGATCCGTCATGACGATCAGGCGTCGGTGTTATTTGGACGCTGTCCTCATCGCGGGGCCCTAATGGCCGACGGAACTGTAAATGGCCACAATCTGATTTGCGGAGTCCACGGCTGGGATTTTCGTTACGACACCGGCGTCAGCGAATACAACAATGATGAATCACTCCACAAATTCCAGGCCTGGGTGGAAAATGACCAGGTCCTGGTGGACGAAGATGAAATTTCCAGCTGGCAGGACGAAAACCCCCAGCCCTACGACCGCGACAGCTATCAAGGATTGTATCAGGATATTCATGGCACGGATGCGGAACCGCACGTCCACCTGATCCAGAATTTAGCCAAAAATGGCTTGTCTAAATTCGGCCCCCACGGTCCGGTTTCAGCCATGGGAGTCCCCCATGACGAGCTCCCAGAGTGGAAAGACCTTCAGGTCGTCACCGGCCAACTCGCCCGCCTGCCGCAACTGGATGAAGTGGACGTGAAGACCGGGGTCGTCATCGGTCCAAGAGCCAAAAAACCCCTGCATTTAAAAATCCCCCTTTTCGTTTCGGACATGAGCTTTGGCGCCTTATCCCTGGAAGCCAAGGTCGCCCTGGCAAAGGGAGCCGAACTGGCGGGAACGGGAATTTGTTCCGGGGAAGGGGGAATGCTTCCCGAAGAACAAGAGGCCAACTCCCGCTACTTTTATGAGCTGGCCTCCGCCCGATTCGGGTATTCCATGGACAAGGTTAAAAAGTGCCAGGCCTTCCATTTCAAGGGAGGTCAGGGGGCAAAAACTGGAACCGGCGGCCATTTGCCCGGTTGTAAAGTGGATGAAAAAATCGCCGCCGTGCGAAATCTGAAGCCTGGAGAAGCCGCAATTTCACCTTCCCGTTTTCCCGACTGGGAAAGTGAAGAAAACTTTCGCGAGTTTGCCGAAGAAGTGCGTAAGGCCACAGGCGGAATCCCCATCGGCTTCAAACTTTCCGCTCAGCACATCGAACAGGATATCGACGCCGCCTTGAGGATCGGTGTGGATTATATTATCCTGGATGGCCGCGGCGGCGGGACGGGAGCGGCGCCCTTGATTTTTCGAGATAATATTTCCGTACCCACCATTCCAGCGCTGGCCCGGGCCAGAAGACACCTGGATCGCATCGGGCAAAAGGACATCAGTTTAATCATCACCGGCGGCTTGCGAACGGCAGACGATTTTTTTAAAGCCCTGGCCCTGGGAGCCGATGCAGTAGCCGTGTCCAACTCCGCTCTGCAAGCCATCGGATGCCTGGGGATGCGCGCCTGCCACACCAACAACTGTCCGGTGGGCATTGCCACCCAGAAAAAAGATTTACGCGCCCGCCTGATCATTGACGAATCGGCGGACAGGCTTTCCCGGTTTTTTGATGCTTCGGTGGAACTGATGAAAATCCTTTGCCGCGCTTGCGGTCACACACGATTGGACCAATTGAGCCTCGATGATTTGACCACCTGGAAAAAAGACATGGCTGATCTTTCAGGCGTTCCGTATGCAGGGGTAGGAACAGAATAA
- a CDS encoding hydrolase, with protein sequence MKKLTAKWLALVIAVLIAGAAFITGTPSAKKEEPVPKHPTLHKTIEVDGVKIFYREAGRKDAPTLLLLHGYPTSSHMFRHLIEDLSHRYHLLAPDYPGFGQSAQPPMADFSYTFDNIAKIVEGFLQALNVEKFSVYLMDYGAPIGYRIAAKYPERIESLIVQNGGAYEEGLREFWDPIKKYWNEYTEENGKALEGFHAPDGLKWQYTHGVQNVETISPDNWNIDLQHLTRPGNNAIQLAMFYDYRTNVALYPEWQAYFREHQPPTLVVWGKNDHIFPADGAHSYKQDLKNIEFHLLDTGHFALEEEGDAIADHILRFLAKNNIE encoded by the coding sequence ATGAAAAAATTAACCGCTAAATGGCTGGCGCTCGTCATAGCCGTTTTGATTGCGGGGGCCGCTTTCATCACGGGAACCCCCTCCGCCAAAAAGGAAGAACCCGTTCCTAAACATCCCACGCTTCATAAGACCATTGAAGTCGATGGCGTGAAAATATTTTACCGCGAAGCGGGTCGAAAAGATGCTCCGACTCTTTTGTTACTGCACGGCTATCCCACGTCATCGCATATGTTCCGCCATCTCATCGAAGATTTATCGCACCGCTATCACCTGCTGGCTCCCGATTATCCTGGATTTGGCCAGAGTGCACAGCCGCCGATGGCTGACTTCTCTTACACGTTCGATAACATAGCAAAGATCGTGGAAGGTTTCCTGCAAGCGTTAAACGTAGAGAAGTTCAGTGTCTACCTGATGGACTACGGCGCTCCCATTGGATACCGCATTGCAGCAAAATATCCTGAGCGCATAGAGTCCCTGATCGTGCAAAACGGCGGCGCTTATGAGGAAGGTCTGAGAGAATTCTGGGACCCTATCAAAAAATACTGGAACGAATACACGGAAGAAAACGGCAAGGCCCTGGAAGGATTTCATGCCCCGGACGGATTGAAATGGCAGTACACGCATGGCGTGCAGAATGTCGAAACCATCAGCCCGGATAATTGGAACATCGATTTGCAACATTTGACTCGGCCCGGGAACAACGCCATCCAGTTGGCGATGTTTTACGACTACCGCACCAATGTGGCTCTTTACCCTGAGTGGCAGGCTTATTTTCGCGAACATCAGCCGCCGACGCTCGTCGTCTGGGGGAAAAACGATCATATTTTTCCAGCGGACGGGGCGCATTCCTACAAGCAGGATTTAAAGAACATCGAATTTCATTTGCTGGATACCGGCCACTTTGCGTTGGAGGAGGAAGGAGATGCCATTGCTGATCATATTCTTCGATTTCTGGCCAAGAACAATATCGAATGA